A single window of Pseudoduganella plicata DNA harbors:
- a CDS encoding DUF2726 domain-containing protein, translating into MQVQRTHPMNSTTFAVLLVAILALAVVVAAAAQKAKTAPGSYRARKLMSENELEFFGRLTKAVPEYFIFPQVAMAAILQAKSTDRKIAHRDFLRIAQQRVDYLVCKADGTFVAVVELDDKTHQAARDKVRDERLQQAGIRTLRFESRNKPAVDVLRSALISPAPADAMVAHAAGVKNAMDTAAPPSRRQ; encoded by the coding sequence ATGCAGGTGCAACGCACCCATCCGATGAATTCGACGACTTTCGCAGTTCTACTGGTCGCTATCCTGGCGCTCGCTGTCGTGGTGGCTGCCGCCGCGCAGAAAGCGAAAACTGCTCCCGGGAGCTATCGGGCGCGCAAACTGATGAGTGAAAATGAACTCGAGTTCTTCGGCAGGCTGACGAAAGCCGTGCCGGAGTATTTTATTTTTCCGCAGGTCGCCATGGCGGCGATCCTGCAAGCAAAAAGTACGGATCGAAAAATTGCGCACCGGGATTTTTTGCGCATCGCTCAGCAGCGCGTCGACTACCTCGTGTGCAAGGCGGACGGTACCTTCGTTGCGGTTGTCGAGCTCGATGACAAGACCCACCAGGCAGCCAGGGACAAGGTTCGCGACGAGCGCCTGCAGCAGGCAGGAATCCGCACCTTGCGCTTCGAGTCGCGCAACAAGCCCGCTGTCGACGTGCTGCGCTCCGCCTTGATCTCCCCAGCGCCTGCCGATGCCATGGTGGCTCACGCTGCTGGCGTAAAAAACGCGATGGACACTGCCGCGCCTCCATCGCGCAGGCAATGA
- a CDS encoding aldehyde dehydrogenase, with product MTSSTWQERARDLQIDGRAFINGERVAARSERQFDNHSPIDGRLLGAVARCDGADVDIAVSAARAAFDDGRWASFAPAKRKRILLKFADLMQQNAAELALLETLDMGKPIKYSQAVDVAGAANCIRWYGEAIDKVYGEIAPTPANSLALITREPVGVVGAIVPWNYPMLMASWKIAPALAAGNSVILKPSEKSPLTALRMAELALQAGIPPGVFNVLPGFGNEAGSALALHMDVDCIAFTGSTRVGKQIMQMAGQSNLKRAWTELGGKSANILCADCPDLDAAVAASIGSIFFNQGESCNAPSRLFVEESIRARFIEKALALVPAYAPGDPLDDKTVMGAIVDDIQLKTVIGYIEQGKAAGAKLVTGGERVRLDTGGYYVAPTIFDNVTADMAIAREEIFGPVLSVLSFTDVKEAVRQANASPYGLHAAVWTADLTKAIQTSRALRAGTVHVNQYDNDDITVPFGGYKQSGNGRDKSLHAFDKYTELKTTWIQI from the coding sequence ATGACATCCTCAACATGGCAAGAACGTGCACGCGACCTGCAGATCGATGGCCGTGCATTCATCAATGGCGAACGCGTCGCCGCGCGCAGCGAGCGGCAGTTCGACAATCACTCCCCCATCGACGGCCGCCTGCTTGGCGCCGTGGCGCGCTGCGATGGCGCCGATGTCGACATTGCAGTCAGCGCCGCGCGCGCGGCATTCGACGACGGCCGCTGGGCCAGTTTCGCGCCCGCGAAACGCAAGCGCATCCTGCTCAAGTTCGCGGACCTGATGCAGCAGAATGCAGCCGAACTGGCGCTGCTCGAAACGCTGGACATGGGCAAGCCGATCAAGTACAGCCAGGCCGTGGACGTGGCCGGCGCCGCCAACTGCATCCGCTGGTACGGCGAAGCGATCGACAAGGTATATGGCGAGATCGCCCCGACACCTGCCAACAGCCTGGCGCTGATCACGCGCGAGCCGGTCGGCGTCGTCGGTGCCATCGTGCCGTGGAATTACCCGATGCTGATGGCGTCGTGGAAGATCGCGCCGGCCCTCGCGGCGGGCAACAGCGTGATCCTGAAACCGTCGGAGAAGTCGCCGCTGACGGCGCTGCGGATGGCCGAACTGGCGCTGCAGGCGGGTATTCCGCCAGGCGTGTTCAATGTGCTGCCGGGCTTCGGCAACGAGGCGGGCAGCGCGCTGGCGCTGCACATGGACGTGGACTGCATCGCGTTTACCGGCTCCACCCGCGTGGGCAAGCAGATCATGCAGATGGCGGGGCAGTCGAACCTGAAGCGGGCCTGGACGGAGCTGGGCGGCAAATCGGCCAACATCCTCTGTGCCGACTGCCCGGACCTGGATGCGGCGGTGGCAGCGTCGATCGGCTCGATCTTCTTCAACCAGGGCGAAAGCTGCAACGCGCCATCGCGCCTGTTTGTCGAGGAGTCGATCCGTGCACGCTTCATTGAAAAGGCGCTGGCGCTGGTGCCGGCCTACGCGCCGGGCGACCCGCTGGACGACAAGACGGTGATGGGCGCCATCGTCGACGACATCCAGCTGAAAACGGTAATAGGCTATATCGAGCAGGGCAAGGCCGCCGGCGCGAAACTCGTCACGGGCGGCGAACGGGTACGCCTCGACACGGGCGGCTACTACGTCGCCCCGACGATCTTCGATAACGTCACCGCCGACATGGCGATCGCCCGAGAGGAGATCTTCGGCCCCGTGCTGTCGGTATTGAGTTTTACGGACGTGAAGGAGGCGGTCAGACAGGCCAACGCGTCGCCGTACGGCCTGCATGCGGCCGTGTGGACGGCCGACCTGACGAAAGCCATCCAGACGTCACGCGCGCTGCGTGCCGGCACGGTGCACGTGAACCAGTACGACAACGACGACATCACCGTGCCGTTCGGTGGCTACAAGCAGTCCGGGAACGGGCGCGATAAATCGCTGCATGCGTTCGACAAGTACACCGAGTTGAAGACGACCTGGATCCAGATCTGA
- a CDS encoding catalase has translation MSNLLAFRPGRTVLCSLVVLSGLAAFATGAHAQTLTKDNGAPVGDNQNSQTAGPNGPTLLQDVHLVQKLQRFDRERIPERVVHATGTGAHGTFTATDDLSDLSKARLFARDTVTPVFVRFSTVIPGRSGAETTRDPRGFAVKFYTQEGNFDMVGNNLPIFFIRDAIKFPDMIHALKPDPVTNVQEPERVFDFFSHIPEATHMLTRVYSNLGTPASYREMNGSSVHALKLVNAKGEYVYGKFAWKSRQGERNLRPQDIAVVQGRSTSHATVDLYESIKAGKFPAWDLTVQIIKPQDLDKFDFDPLDATKVWTGVPERKVGTLVLNKVPDNFFESTEQVAMAPGNLVPGIEASEDRMLQGRLFSYIDTQHHRLGANFQSLPINRPLVPVVNNNIDGAANTSGRKGNVNYEPSRLAQVKEDPNARSSNLPLTGTTQQQRIAKTLNFQQAGEFYRALSKQDRDDLIVNLSGDLKRVKNQDSLYTMLSHFYKADADYGKRLVKAVGADAGKVATLAAGLKE, from the coding sequence ATGAGCAATCTTCTTGCTTTCCGTCCAGGCCGCACCGTGTTGTGCAGCCTGGTCGTACTGTCGGGTCTCGCGGCATTCGCGACGGGCGCGCATGCCCAGACGCTGACAAAAGACAACGGCGCCCCCGTCGGCGACAACCAGAACAGCCAGACGGCCGGTCCAAACGGCCCGACCCTGCTGCAGGACGTCCACCTGGTGCAGAAGCTGCAACGCTTCGACCGCGAGCGCATTCCCGAGCGCGTCGTCCACGCCACCGGCACCGGTGCCCACGGCACGTTTACGGCGACCGACGACCTGTCCGACCTGTCGAAAGCCAGGCTGTTTGCGCGCGACACCGTCACGCCCGTGTTCGTGCGCTTCTCGACCGTGATCCCGGGCCGCTCGGGCGCGGAGACGACGCGCGACCCGCGCGGCTTTGCCGTCAAGTTCTACACACAAGAAGGCAATTTCGACATGGTCGGCAACAACCTGCCGATCTTCTTCATCCGCGACGCGATCAAGTTCCCGGACATGATCCACGCGCTGAAACCGGACCCGGTGACAAACGTGCAGGAGCCGGAACGCGTGTTCGACTTCTTCTCGCACATCCCCGAAGCGACGCACATGCTGACCCGCGTCTACTCGAACCTGGGCACGCCCGCCAGCTACCGCGAGATGAACGGCAGCAGCGTGCACGCGCTCAAACTGGTCAACGCCAAGGGCGAATACGTGTACGGCAAGTTCGCCTGGAAGTCGCGCCAGGGCGAGCGCAACCTGCGTCCGCAGGACATCGCCGTCGTGCAGGGCAGGAGCACCAGCCACGCCACCGTCGATCTGTATGAATCGATCAAGGCCGGCAAATTCCCCGCATGGGACCTGACGGTGCAGATCATCAAGCCGCAGGACCTGGACAAGTTCGACTTCGACCCGCTCGACGCGACCAAGGTCTGGACGGGCGTCCCCGAACGCAAGGTCGGCACGCTGGTGCTGAACAAGGTGCCGGACAACTTCTTCGAATCGACCGAGCAGGTCGCCATGGCACCGGGTAACCTCGTGCCGGGCATCGAAGCGTCGGAAGACCGCATGCTGCAGGGCCGCCTGTTCTCGTATATCGACACGCAGCACCACCGCCTCGGCGCGAACTTCCAGTCGCTGCCGATCAACCGGCCGCTGGTCCCCGTCGTCAACAACAATATCGACGGCGCCGCCAACACGTCCGGCCGCAAGGGCAACGTGAACTACGAACCGAGCCGCCTGGCCCAGGTGAAGGAAGATCCGAACGCCCGCAGCAGCAACCTGCCACTGACCGGCACCACGCAGCAGCAGCGCATCGCCAAGACGCTGAACTTCCAGCAGGCCGGCGAGTTCTATCGCGCGCTGTCGAAGCAGGACCGGGATGACCTGATCGTGAACCTGTCCGGCGACCTGAAACGGGTGAAGAACCAGGACAGCCTGTACACGATGCTGTCGCATTTCTACAAGGCCGATGCCGACTACGGCAAGCGCCTGGTAAAAGCCGTCGGCGCGGATGCCGGCAAGGTCGCCACGCTGGCGGCCGGCCTGAAGGAATAA
- a CDS encoding Gfo/Idh/MocA family protein: MIDLDRRSVVLAGGSAVAAAALGVPVRAQTPVRKVGYAIVGLGGYGLGVIIPQFKNCQHSRLVALVSGDAAKARRVAAEYGVPDRSLYNYQNYDSIRDNPDIDVVYVCLPVAMHAEYTIRAAKAGKHVLCEKPMAVSAAECESMIAACKQAGKKLMIGYRCHFEENNLEAIRCARAGDIGKLRYFRSEHGFVAGNPNSWRLKKAMSGGGSLMDIGIYALQAARYMTGEEPISVYATERTDRNDPRFREVEDMIEFELEFPSGVLASCMSMYSANQNHILLMGEKGRIELEPGTSYAGNRLWVGKGRENEVRPPPGPGATQWAGQLDHMAQCVLTGREPIVPGEEGLRDLRIIEAIYQSARERRRVVLRT, translated from the coding sequence ATGATCGATCTGGATCGGCGTAGTGTGGTTCTGGCGGGCGGCAGCGCGGTGGCGGCGGCGGCCCTGGGTGTTCCGGTGCGGGCCCAGACGCCCGTGCGCAAGGTGGGATATGCGATCGTCGGCCTGGGCGGCTATGGGCTCGGCGTTATCATCCCGCAATTCAAGAATTGTCAGCACAGCCGGCTGGTGGCCCTCGTCAGCGGCGACGCGGCCAAGGCCAGACGCGTGGCGGCCGAATATGGCGTCCCCGATCGCAGCCTGTACAACTACCAGAACTACGACAGCATCCGCGACAACCCGGACATCGACGTCGTCTACGTCTGCCTTCCCGTTGCCATGCACGCCGAGTACACGATCCGCGCCGCCAAGGCGGGCAAGCACGTGCTGTGCGAGAAGCCGATGGCCGTCTCCGCCGCCGAATGCGAGTCGATGATCGCCGCCTGCAAGCAGGCGGGCAAGAAGCTGATGATCGGCTACCGCTGCCATTTCGAGGAAAACAACCTGGAAGCGATCCGCTGCGCACGGGCCGGCGACATCGGCAAGCTGCGCTACTTCCGCTCCGAACATGGCTTTGTGGCCGGCAACCCGAACTCCTGGCGCCTGAAGAAGGCGATGTCCGGCGGCGGCTCTCTGATGGACATCGGCATCTACGCGCTGCAGGCAGCCCGCTACATGACGGGCGAAGAGCCCATCTCCGTCTACGCCACCGAGCGCACCGACCGTAACGACCCGCGCTTCCGTGAAGTGGAGGACATGATCGAATTCGAGCTGGAATTCCCCTCCGGCGTGCTGGCCTCCTGCATGTCCATGTACAGCGCCAACCAGAACCACATCCTTCTCATGGGCGAAAAGGGCCGCATCGAACTGGAACCCGGCACCAGCTATGCAGGCAACCGGCTGTGGGTCGGCAAGGGCCGCGAGAACGAAGTCAGGCCGCCACCCGGCCCGGGCGCCACGCAATGGGCTGGCCAGCTCGACCATATGGCGCAGTGCGTGCTGACGGGCCGCGAACCCATCGTGCCGGGCGAGGAAGGACTGCGCGACCTGCGCATCATCGAGGCGATCTACCAGTCGGCCCGCGAGCGCCGGCGCGTTGTGCTGCGCACCTGA